Proteins encoded by one window of Mercenaria mercenaria strain notata chromosome 4, MADL_Memer_1, whole genome shotgun sequence:
- the LOC123553408 gene encoding high-affinity lysophosphatidic acid receptor-like — MEVTTIAENSTYGLSLDYEIETLSLANRAVLTAFLLLSMLLSLLGNTFTCLIVYRKKPMRSAINLLLTNIATSDLILTLAVAPFVLYNMLKTNISVFGMCVCFSVLKDACICVTSYTLLVISVDRYLIIVHRKDRLCPKMAKGIILIIWFGSVCISIPQFLSFAKEEFVTFDKIFCYDSVSVSISNFRLSYALILLSVTFYIPVVVMFYLYAAILRTVQLSSKRIHNHSGSTVSISVTQYSSKLGLPTVAVPYRFTGDFNAKRKAFGTILLIFITLFCCWLPYTTNRIITLGASRQILVETILLTLGFLKSALYPIIFCARNKKFRVACRRFLPSSLQIPKTCIQRKQRRVDPKSVYKCSEFETRI; from the coding sequence ATGGAAGTGACAACGATAGCGGAAAACTCTACGTACGGATTAAGTTTGGATTACGAAATTGAGACCCTGTCTCTGGCAAATCGTGCAGTTCTGACAGCGTTCTTGCTGCTTTCCATGTTACTCAGTCTCCTTGGTAACACGTTCACGTGCCTTATCGTATACAGGAAGAAGCCTATGAGATCAGCCATCAATCTACTGCTGACCAACATTGCCACATCAGACCTTATCCTGACATTGGCTGTGGCACCATTTGTTTTGTACAACATGctgaaaacaaacatttctgtCTTTGGAATGTGTGTATGCTTTTCGGTTCTAAAAGATGCCTGCATTTGTGTAACGTCATACACACTGCTAGTCATAAGTGTAGACAGGTATTTAATCATTGTACATCGAAAGGATAGATTATGTCCAAAAATGGCAAAAGGAATTATTTTGATCATTTGGTTCGGATCTGTGTGCATAAGTATACCACAGTTTCTAAGTTTTGCGAAAGAAGAATTTGtaacttttgacaaaatattCTGTTACGACTCAGTTTCTGTCAGCATTTCAAATTTCAGACTTTCTTATGCACTCATATTATTATCGGTAACATTTTATATCCCGGTTGTCGTCATGTTTTATTTGTACGCCGCCATCTTGAGAACGGTACAGTTGTCGTCAAAACGTATTCACAACCATTCAGGAAGTACAGTGAGCATCTCAGTGACTCAGTACAGCAGTAAACTAGGTTTGCCAACTGTAGCAGTGCCATATAGATTTACCGGTGATTTTAATGCAAAGAGAAAAGCATTTGGGACCATCCTGttaatatttataactttattttgttGCTGGCTGCCTTATACAACGAACAGAATAATCACCTTAGGTGCTAGCAGACAAATTCTCGTAGAAACAATACTTCTAACTTTAGGATTTCTTAAAAGTGCTTTATATCCAATAATATTTTGTGCAAGGAACAAAAAGTTTAGAGTAGCATGCCGGCGATTTCTGCCGTCGTCACTTCAGATACCGAAGACTTGTATTCAGCGCAAGCAAAGACGTGTTGACCCTAAATCGGTGTATAAGTGTTCGGAGTTTGAAACCAGAATTTAA